A single genomic interval of Lathyrus oleraceus cultivar Zhongwan6 chromosome 7, CAAS_Psat_ZW6_1.0, whole genome shotgun sequence harbors:
- the LOC127106289 gene encoding LEAF RUST 10 DISEASE-RESISTANCE LOCUS RECEPTOR-LIKE PROTEIN KINASE-like 2.4 — protein sequence MNTLPFLASIFFTIVFFSTSLPLSNSQKNDTFSTCNQSYFTCGTDTNVSFPFWGENRPSFCGKNEFKLTCMHNENTSIQIGSQKFNVLNINQNASTMRIVRTDLVNDICSSNFTNSSLIRTPFSFLASVRNLTIFYDCPIESSSVMKNINTFTCGKNGSNEHVFYVVNNETQLQNQFLGFQNCRVSFQVEVSKDVVWDSESGVHMLEQGFDVMYGEGVGWSSQCEECRESGGTCGTNQNDSSQFSCYCPSGSGTHDGAKCSSDKSRKRNKVLKLVIGFIATGMLLPLIAVIICRNKAKIWKIILTQFSKITRNNQHIEAFLESQGPLNLKRYNYSDVKKMTESFKVKLGEGGYGSVYKGNINGCFVAVKVLNESKGCGEDFINEVASICKTSHVNVVTLLGFCLDGTKKALIYEFMSNGSLEKYIHNSNKESDKTEKTKTSPNPSLSWENLHQIAIGIARGLEYLHKGCNTRILHFDIKPHNILLDETYRPKISDFGLAKLSTRDESIISMSDARGTVGYVAPEVFNKSFGGVSHKSDVYSYGMMLLEMIGGRKNVNIVEATSQSSELYFPHLVIYKKLEDGNDLELDDEVMSKEENEIAKKLTMVGLWCIQTIPTHRPTISRVIDMLEGTMDSLEMPPKPVMYSPPRSIPEFSTSSRSLESFSK from the exons ATGAATACCTTACCCTTCCTTGCATCCATATTCTTCACCATTGTTTTCTTCTCAACATCTTTGCCACTATCGAACTCTCAAAAAAATGACACATTTTCTACTTGCAACCAATCCTATTTCACCTGTGGGACAGACACAAATGTATCATTTCCTTTCTGGGGAGAAAACCGACCGAGTTTTTGCGGCAAAAATGAGTTCAAACTCACTTGCATGCATAATGAAAACACCTCTATTCAAATTGGTTCACAAAAATTCAATGTATTAAACATTAACCAAAATGCTTCTACCATGAGAATTGTTAGAACAGATCTTGTTAATGATATATGTTCTTCGAATTTCACCAACAGTTCTTTGATTAGAACTCCCTTTAGTTTTCTTGCATCTGTTCGAAACCTCACTATATTCTATGATTGTCCTATTGAGAGTAGTTCAGTTATGAAAAACATAAACACTTTTACATGTGGGAAAAATGGTAGCAATGAACATGTTTTCTATGTTGTCAACAATGAAACTCAGCTACAAAACCAGTTCTTAGGATTTCAGAACTGTCGTGTTAGTTTTCAAGTTGAAGTTTCTAAAGATGTTGTTTGGGATTCTGAGAGTGGAGTTCATATGTTGGAACAAGGTTTTGATGTGATGTATGGTGAAGGTGTAGGGTGGTCCTCTCAGTGTGAAGAGTGTAGAGAATCTGGAGGAACGTGTGGTACAAATCAGAATGATTCTTCTCAATTTTCTTGTTACTGTCCTTCTGGAAGTGGAACTCATGATGGTGCTAAGTGTTCTTCAGACAAAA GTAGAAAAAGGAACAAAGTGTTGAAGCTGGTTATAGGTTTCATAGCTACTGGAATGTTGTTACCTCTTATTGCTGTCATAATATGTCGAAATAAAGCGAAAATATGGAAGATTATATTGACACAGTTCAGCAAAATAACAAGGAATAATCAACATATAGAAGCTTTTCTTGAGAGTCAAGGACCTTTGAATCTAAAGAGATACAATTACTCTGATGTGAAGAAAATGACTGAATCTTTCAAGGTTAAACTCGGAGAAGGTGGTTACGGTTCGGTGTACAAAGGAAATATCAATGGTTGTTTCGTTGCTGTGAAAGTGTTGAATGAATCAAAAGGGTGTGGTGAAGATTTCATCAATGAAGTTGCAAGTATATGCAAAACATCACATGTTAATGTTGTCACACTTTTAGGATTTTGTCTCGATGGGACCAAGAAAGCTCTTATCTATGAGTTTATGTCGAATGGTTCGCTCGAAAAGTATATTCATAATTCCAACAAAGAATCTGACAAGACTGAAAAAACTAAAACTAGTCCTAATCCGTCGTTGAGTTGGGAGAATTTGCACCAGATTGCGATAGGGATAGCGCGAGGACTCGAGTATTTGCATAAAGGATGCAATACTCGGATTCTACATTTTGATATTAAACCACATAACATCCTTCTGGACGAAACGTATCGTCCAAAGATATCGGATTTTGGACTTGCTAAACTAAGCACGAGAGACGAGAGCATTATTTCAATGTCTGACGCTAGAGGGACGGTCGGATATGTAGCTCCTGAAGTTTTCAACAAAAGCTTCGGAGGAGTTTCGCATAAGTCTGATGTTTATAGTTACGGAATGATGTTGCTTGAAATGATTGGAGGACGGAAGAACGTTAACATTGTCGAAGCAACTAGTCAGTCGAGCGAATTATATTTTCCGCATTTGGTGATTTACAAGAAGCTCGAAGATGGGAATGATTTGGAACTTGACGACGAAGTAATGTCGAAGGAGGAAAATGAGATAGCTAAGAAATTGACTATGGTTGGTTTATGGTGCATTCAAACAATTCCAACTCATAGACCTACAATAAGTAGAGTGATTGATATGTTGGAAGGTACCATGGATTCTTTGGAAATGCCACCAAAACCTGTTATGTATTCTCCTCCAAGATCAATACCGGAATTTTCAACGTCATCAAGATCTTTGGAAAGTTTCTCTAAGTAA